A genome region from Microbacterium sp. CGR2 includes the following:
- a CDS encoding flagellar biosynthetic protein FliO: MTVLGRQGLGAKAQLVVVQTDDARYVLGVTEHGVSVVDRLPVAPAAPTDEPLAENAARSSDAEEFDRILAATGLAEAGAVHTGPVDTDLAAPTASSPKLRVRHRNDPLRGSILSPETWRQTAEAIRRAR; this comes from the coding sequence ATCACGGTCCTCGGGCGGCAGGGACTGGGTGCGAAGGCACAACTGGTCGTGGTGCAGACGGATGACGCCCGCTACGTTCTCGGAGTCACCGAGCACGGTGTGAGCGTCGTCGACCGCCTCCCGGTCGCGCCGGCTGCGCCCACGGATGAGCCACTGGCCGAAAATGCCGCGAGATCCTCGGATGCCGAGGAGTTCGATCGCATCCTCGCCGCGACCGGCCTCGCCGAAGCCGGCGCCGTGCACACGGGCCCCGTGGACACCGACCTCGCGGCGCCGACCGCTTCGTCGCCGAAGCTCCGAGTCCGGCATCGCAACGATCCGCTGCGCGGCTCCATCCTCTCCCCCGAAACCTGGCGGCAGACCGCCGAGGCCATCCGGCGCGCCCGATGA
- the csrA gene encoding carbon storage regulator CsrA, with product MLVLTRRIGESVRIDGEIEVTLLDIKGDSVRIGVKAPRETRIQRTEIIDAVVAENVSAAAETDAAAESAITAALARGRESRAQ from the coding sequence ATGCTGGTGTTGACGAGGCGGATCGGTGAGAGCGTGCGCATCGACGGCGAGATCGAGGTCACGCTGCTCGACATCAAGGGCGACAGCGTCCGGATCGGCGTGAAGGCTCCCCGCGAGACGCGCATTCAGCGCACCGAGATCATCGACGCGGTCGTCGCGGAGAACGTCTCGGCAGCGGCCGAGACCGATGCCGCGGCAGAGAGCGCGATCACCGCGGCTCTCGCCCGCGGACGCGAATCCCGCGCGCAGTAA
- a CDS encoding flagellar motor protein MotB, which translates to MSVRARRRVPQEEHSGPDERWMASYLDMVTVLMCMFIVLFAMSTVDQEKFEQLSASLATGFGQDPSKLADTAEGVVVPPELVDEEGEDFADVDAAAAQVEFDELSTLRERLRQALAQRGLEPDVTFTIDERGLTIGLVSAETFFTTNSTELSSAAVQVLDALGSVLASAPNEISVEGHADVRGSVAPFPTNWELSSGRSTQVLRHLVESSGLPPAHLKSVGFGDTRPVAAGASSEALAQNRRVDIVVLSDAEEEVRALIPAAAAAQPSS; encoded by the coding sequence GTGAGCGTCCGGGCCCGGCGACGGGTCCCGCAGGAGGAGCACAGCGGGCCCGACGAACGATGGATGGCCTCCTACCTCGACATGGTGACCGTCTTGATGTGCATGTTCATCGTGCTGTTCGCGATGTCGACGGTGGATCAGGAGAAATTCGAACAGCTGAGCGCCTCCCTCGCGACCGGCTTCGGTCAGGACCCGTCCAAGCTCGCGGACACCGCGGAGGGTGTCGTCGTACCCCCCGAGCTCGTGGACGAGGAAGGCGAGGACTTCGCCGATGTCGACGCCGCTGCCGCTCAGGTCGAGTTCGACGAGCTCTCGACTCTGCGGGAGCGTCTCCGTCAGGCGCTGGCTCAGCGGGGACTCGAGCCCGACGTCACCTTCACGATCGACGAACGCGGCCTCACGATCGGGCTCGTGAGCGCCGAGACGTTCTTCACGACGAACAGCACCGAGCTGAGTTCGGCCGCCGTCCAGGTGCTCGATGCGCTCGGCTCTGTTCTCGCCAGCGCTCCGAACGAGATCTCCGTCGAGGGACACGCGGATGTCCGCGGCTCGGTAGCCCCGTTCCCGACCAACTGGGAGCTGTCCTCCGGTCGTTCCACACAGGTCCTCCGGCATCTCGTCGAGTCGTCCGGGCTTCCGCCGGCGCACCTCAAGTCCGTCGGCTTCGGGGACACCCGGCCGGTGGCGGCAGGGGCGAGCTCCGAGGCGCTCGCCCAGAACCGACGTGTCGACATCGTGGTCCTGTCCGATGCGGAAGAGGAGGTGCGAGCGCTCATCCCCGCTGCTGCAGCGGCGCAGCCGTCCTCCTGA
- a CDS encoding flagellar biosynthesis protein FlhB — MSGTDTGERSEQATEKHLREAKEKGKLSRSQDLTAWLGIGAAAIAMPAAIALGAAAGIEQLIALTAIIQAPSPAAALELLERGLASVLPTIATMLGAVAVVTIIGAAVQGGVHFRKFTGRYEQFNVITGIRRVFGMQALWEGAKALLKTLAIGAALWMVIAGIMPVLMASGAHSITRLLGTATEGTVALLQTAIIVGLALAAIDLFVVMKRNRKHTRMTKREVRDESKNSEGDPLIRQQRRSRQLALGRNRMIAAVGGSDVVLVNPTHIAVALRYEAGRSAPKVVAKGSGVIAERIRERAAEAGVPMVREVALARALHAACELGQEIPEDLYNAVARVLVFVDALRRRGAARGIHSLPYRRTV, encoded by the coding sequence GTGAGCGGCACCGACACCGGCGAGCGCAGTGAACAGGCGACGGAGAAGCACCTTCGCGAGGCGAAGGAGAAGGGCAAGCTCTCCCGCAGCCAGGACCTGACCGCCTGGCTGGGTATCGGAGCCGCGGCGATCGCCATGCCCGCGGCGATCGCGCTCGGCGCAGCCGCCGGCATCGAACAGCTCATCGCGCTGACCGCCATCATCCAGGCGCCGTCGCCCGCAGCCGCACTCGAACTGCTGGAGCGGGGTCTCGCGTCGGTCCTGCCGACGATCGCGACGATGCTCGGAGCCGTCGCGGTCGTGACCATCATCGGTGCCGCAGTGCAGGGCGGAGTGCACTTCCGGAAGTTCACCGGTCGCTACGAGCAGTTCAACGTGATCACCGGCATCCGCCGCGTGTTCGGCATGCAGGCTCTCTGGGAGGGTGCCAAGGCGCTGCTGAAGACCCTCGCCATCGGCGCTGCTCTCTGGATGGTCATCGCGGGCATCATGCCGGTGCTCATGGCCAGCGGTGCCCACTCGATCACCCGCCTGCTGGGCACGGCGACCGAGGGCACGGTCGCCCTGCTGCAGACGGCGATCATCGTCGGACTCGCCCTCGCCGCCATCGATCTCTTCGTCGTCATGAAACGCAACCGCAAGCACACCCGCATGACCAAGCGCGAGGTGCGCGACGAGAGCAAGAACTCCGAGGGCGATCCGCTGATCCGCCAGCAGCGCCGCTCCCGCCAGCTCGCGCTCGGCCGCAACCGCATGATCGCCGCGGTGGGCGGCTCGGACGTGGTCCTGGTCAACCCCACCCACATCGCCGTGGCTCTTCGCTACGAGGCCGGCCGCTCCGCACCCAAAGTGGTGGCCAAAGGCAGCGGCGTGATCGCCGAACGCATCCGCGAGAGGGCGGCCGAGGCCGGCGTCCCGATGGTGCGAGAGGTCGCCCTCGCCCGTGCCCTGCACGCCGCCTGCGAGCTGGGCCAGGAGATCCCCGAAGACCTGTACAACGCCGTCGCACGTGTCCTCGTGTTCGTCGACGCCCTGCGCCGGCGCGGAGCCGCGCGCGGGATCCACTCGCTCCCCTACCGGAGGACCGTATGA
- the tsaB gene encoding tRNA (adenosine(37)-N6)-threonylcarbamoyltransferase complex dimerization subunit type 1 TsaB, translating into MILAVDTSLGTAVALIDADGTRRAEASTADPLGHAEVIGDLLVDVLAQASGDDVTHVVAGMGPGPFTGLRIGIAAARTFALARRIPLIPVPSHFGAALSATGDDADLFAIVTDARRREVAITVFDGTDADGVPRVRADTILVRAVDADVHLAGMRRIDVATLSAVDLARVGARALASGRTLTGDEPLYMRNPDVTLPGAPKKVGS; encoded by the coding sequence GTGATCCTCGCCGTCGACACCTCCCTGGGCACCGCCGTCGCCCTCATCGACGCCGACGGCACCCGCCGCGCCGAAGCCTCGACCGCTGACCCGCTCGGCCATGCGGAGGTCATCGGCGATCTCCTCGTCGATGTGCTGGCACAGGCCTCAGGCGACGACGTCACGCACGTGGTGGCGGGAATGGGGCCGGGACCGTTCACCGGGCTGCGCATCGGCATCGCGGCCGCCCGCACGTTCGCGCTTGCCCGCCGCATCCCGCTCATCCCCGTCCCCAGCCACTTCGGTGCGGCTCTCAGCGCCACGGGTGACGACGCCGACCTGTTCGCCATCGTCACCGACGCCCGCCGCCGAGAGGTCGCCATCACGGTGTTCGACGGGACGGATGCCGACGGCGTCCCCCGTGTCCGTGCCGACACGATCCTCGTGCGGGCGGTCGACGCGGACGTCCACCTGGCCGGCATGCGGCGCATCGACGTGGCGACCCTGTCCGCGGTCGACCTCGCCCGCGTGGGCGCGCGTGCGCTCGCCTCCGGCCGCACGCTCACCGGCGACGAGCCGCTCTACATGCGCAATCCCGACGTCACGCTTCCCGGCGCACCGAAGAAGGTCGGTTCATGA
- a CDS encoding flagellar biosynthetic protein FliR yields MYIPIDFAWLEATMLAAVRITAFIMIAPPFSYGAIPARVKATLAIGLSLAVGSAVAPGYENFDTGPFFGALVLQLVTGALLGFLVYLCFAALQAAGSLIDTFGGFQLAQAFDPHSLVNGAQFTRLFHLTALTLLFASGGYQLILAGLARSFDAVPVNGVFAVAGPAELLVDGVSQMMLAAVQIAGPLVLVLFLADVGLGLITRVAPALNAFAMGFPVKILLTLLLAGAVYAALPGIVDALASQALRMMQGVGP; encoded by the coding sequence ATGTACATCCCCATCGACTTCGCGTGGCTCGAGGCGACCATGCTCGCCGCAGTGCGCATCACCGCGTTCATCATGATCGCACCGCCGTTCTCCTACGGTGCGATCCCCGCCCGGGTGAAGGCGACGCTCGCGATAGGGCTCTCCCTCGCCGTGGGCAGCGCCGTCGCGCCGGGATACGAGAACTTCGACACCGGCCCCTTCTTCGGTGCGCTGGTCCTGCAGCTGGTGACGGGCGCCCTGCTCGGCTTCCTCGTGTACCTCTGCTTCGCCGCTCTCCAGGCCGCGGGCAGCCTGATCGACACCTTCGGCGGGTTCCAACTCGCGCAGGCCTTCGATCCGCACTCGCTGGTCAACGGTGCGCAGTTCACCCGGCTGTTCCACCTCACCGCGCTGACGCTGCTGTTCGCGTCCGGCGGCTATCAGCTCATCCTCGCCGGACTCGCGCGCAGCTTCGACGCGGTCCCGGTCAACGGCGTCTTCGCGGTGGCGGGGCCGGCGGAGCTCCTCGTCGACGGTGTCTCGCAGATGATGCTGGCCGCGGTGCAGATCGCCGGTCCGCTGGTACTGGTGCTGTTCCTCGCCGACGTCGGCTTGGGCCTGATCACGCGTGTCGCACCCGCGTTGAACGCCTTCGCCATGGGCTTCCCGGTGAAGATCCTGCTGACGCTTCTGCTCGCCGGCGCCGTCTATGCCGCGCTCCCCGGCATCGTCGATGCGCTGGCCTCTCAGGCGCTGCGCATGATGCAGGGGGTGGGTCCGTGA
- the fliN gene encoding flagellar motor switch protein FliN — protein sequence MTSTTTYESAVAAAFAAQLPTAAPTVARASQVSGDTGEAVVVQFIGEASAQVAVQIFDTEALIDGLASAPLADRLRDALEASVSALGSGALGEAAIGDASAAFSDPQAQVFDLQDPTGRTIGRLAVNVTRSPAPVSTSSRRLHRIAGVEMELTVEIGRTRMAVRDVLDLEPGRIVELDRSAGAPADVKLNGRIIAHGEVVVVDQDYAVRITRILENVEV from the coding sequence GTGACCAGCACCACCACCTACGAATCCGCCGTCGCCGCCGCATTCGCGGCCCAGTTGCCGACCGCGGCGCCCACCGTCGCGCGAGCGTCGCAGGTGTCCGGGGATACAGGCGAAGCCGTCGTCGTGCAGTTCATCGGCGAAGCGAGCGCGCAGGTCGCGGTGCAGATCTTCGACACCGAGGCTCTGATCGACGGCCTCGCAAGCGCTCCCCTCGCCGACCGGCTGCGCGACGCCCTCGAGGCGTCGGTGAGCGCGCTCGGTTCGGGTGCACTGGGCGAGGCGGCGATCGGCGACGCTTCCGCGGCGTTCTCCGACCCCCAGGCGCAGGTCTTCGATCTTCAGGATCCCACGGGTCGCACGATCGGTCGTCTGGCCGTGAATGTCACGCGCAGCCCGGCACCGGTATCGACCTCGTCACGCCGGTTGCACCGCATCGCGGGGGTCGAGATGGAACTCACCGTCGAGATCGGTCGCACGCGGATGGCCGTCCGCGACGTTCTGGACCTGGAGCCGGGGCGGATCGTGGAGCTGGATCGTTCGGCGGGCGCACCGGCCGACGTCAAGCTCAACGGACGGATCATCGCTCACGGTGAGGTCGTCGTCGTCGACCAGGACTACGCGGTGCGGATCACGCGCATTCTCGAGAACGTCGAGGTCTGA
- a CDS encoding flagellar biosynthesis protein FlhA gives MRELTTKLMVPIGVVGIIMLLVVPIPPFLLDVLIILNIMFALVILLTSMFVKKPLDFSVFPSLLLVATLFRLGLNVASTRLVLGEAYAGQVIEAFGAIAVGGSLIIGAVVFLILVVIQFVVVTKGAERVAEVGARFTLDAMPGKQMAIDADLNAGLITDSEARERRAEVAAEADFYGAMDGASKFVKGDAIAGLVIIIINLIGGIAIGLVQHGMAIEEAVNTYSLLTIGDGLVTQIPALLMAVSTGMIVTRSTAETEMGTAASAQLGQSRNALIIAGCAAIVMSFIPHMPMLPFLVIGALLLLVAQRIKATQQREETATQQAAPPAAGEQPEELMERMRVHPLEILLAPDIVDLVTGGPDDLLARVKALRRRIALDLGLVTPPVRTRDSIELPQATYVIRIGGVETGRGTAPVGSVLALGQGLEGLPGTAALDPVFGLEGKWIPMEMRHSAEFSGATVIDRASVIITHLSSVIQAHAARLLSREDVRQLTDSLKQASPAAVEELTPALLSLAEIQRVLQGLLAERVPINDLSRIYEALALRARTSTDPEGLIESARTALGPAIAARFADAGTLRVVMINPLLEQAMLESLRAGDEGTQIVFDPQRMESVVESVKQAVASVRDGGEPVLVCAPSLRPAVRRLVSAQTDGLPVLSYSEATAAALTIETVGVVRDAPSTPAAVGAVPSAPVG, from the coding sequence ATGAGAGAGCTCACGACCAAGCTGATGGTGCCGATCGGGGTGGTGGGCATCATCATGCTCCTCGTCGTCCCGATCCCGCCGTTCCTCCTCGATGTGCTGATCATCCTGAACATCATGTTCGCCCTGGTGATCCTGCTCACGTCGATGTTCGTGAAGAAGCCCTTGGACTTCTCCGTCTTCCCTTCGCTGCTCCTGGTGGCGACGCTGTTCCGGCTCGGGCTGAACGTGGCCTCGACGCGGCTCGTCCTCGGTGAGGCGTACGCGGGGCAGGTCATCGAGGCGTTCGGTGCGATCGCCGTGGGCGGCTCGCTCATCATCGGTGCCGTCGTCTTCCTGATCCTCGTCGTCATCCAGTTCGTCGTCGTCACCAAGGGCGCCGAGCGCGTCGCGGAGGTGGGCGCCCGATTCACCCTGGATGCCATGCCCGGCAAGCAGATGGCGATCGATGCCGACCTCAACGCCGGTCTCATCACCGACTCCGAGGCACGCGAACGCCGGGCGGAGGTGGCCGCAGAGGCCGACTTCTACGGCGCCATGGACGGAGCATCGAAGTTCGTCAAGGGTGACGCGATCGCCGGGCTCGTGATCATCATCATCAACCTCATAGGCGGAATCGCCATCGGTCTCGTGCAGCACGGCATGGCCATCGAAGAGGCGGTGAACACCTACAGCCTGCTCACCATCGGCGACGGCCTGGTCACTCAGATCCCGGCGCTGCTGATGGCGGTCTCCACGGGCATGATCGTGACCCGCTCCACCGCGGAGACCGAAATGGGAACGGCCGCATCCGCCCAACTCGGCCAGTCGCGCAACGCCCTCATCATCGCCGGGTGCGCTGCGATCGTGATGTCGTTCATCCCGCACATGCCGATGCTGCCGTTCCTCGTGATCGGCGCCCTCCTCCTGCTGGTCGCGCAGCGCATCAAAGCCACCCAGCAGCGCGAAGAGACCGCGACGCAGCAGGCAGCTCCGCCGGCCGCGGGCGAGCAGCCAGAGGAGCTGATGGAGCGGATGCGCGTGCATCCGCTCGAGATCCTCCTCGCTCCGGACATCGTCGATCTCGTGACCGGTGGTCCCGACGACCTCCTCGCGCGGGTGAAGGCGCTCCGCCGCCGGATCGCGCTCGACCTGGGGCTCGTCACCCCTCCCGTACGGACGCGCGACAGCATCGAGTTGCCGCAGGCGACCTACGTCATCCGGATCGGTGGGGTCGAGACCGGGCGAGGTACGGCACCGGTCGGTTCCGTGCTCGCTCTGGGGCAGGGTCTGGAAGGTCTGCCAGGCACGGCCGCTCTCGACCCGGTGTTCGGCCTGGAAGGCAAGTGGATCCCGATGGAGATGCGTCACAGCGCCGAGTTCTCGGGTGCGACCGTGATCGACCGCGCCAGCGTGATCATCACGCACCTGTCGAGCGTGATCCAGGCTCACGCGGCGCGCTTGCTCAGCCGCGAGGACGTCCGCCAGCTCACCGACTCCCTCAAGCAGGCGTCCCCGGCCGCCGTCGAGGAGCTCACGCCGGCGCTCCTGTCTCTCGCCGAGATCCAGCGCGTTCTCCAGGGGCTCCTCGCCGAGCGCGTGCCGATCAACGATCTCAGCCGGATCTACGAAGCGCTCGCGCTGCGCGCACGGACATCGACCGACCCGGAGGGACTCATCGAGTCGGCGCGGACGGCACTCGGCCCTGCCATCGCGGCTCGGTTCGCGGATGCCGGCACCTTGCGGGTCGTCATGATCAACCCGCTCCTGGAACAGGCGATGCTCGAGAGCCTGCGCGCCGGCGACGAGGGCACTCAGATCGTCTTCGACCCGCAGCGGATGGAGTCCGTCGTCGAGTCCGTGAAACAGGCCGTGGCGTCTGTTCGAGACGGTGGCGAACCCGTGCTCGTGTGCGCGCCGTCGCTGCGGCCCGCCGTGCGGCGCCTCGTCTCCGCGCAGACCGACGGTCTCCCCGTGTTGTCGTATTCGGAGGCGACCGCCGCCGCCCTGACGATCGAGACCGTGGGTGTCGTTCGTGATGCTCCCTCGACGCCGGCTGCGGTGGGTGCCGTCCCCAGCGCACCAGTAGGCTGA
- a CDS encoding flagellar motor switch protein FliM — translation MIEDGVRSAAPARAGTNTAEVEVYDFGRSATLSREHARALELAFETFARQWSAQLSAKIHVRATIAVEHVGMLTYGEYAQSLPQTTTMVVCALPGSEERLIVQVPSATAASWIVQMVGGRASGAPEDRTFTPIEQALLQSLIVDALDHLAGALDGLLPRGTTVAGIQYSPQFAQVAASGEPVIVTRLSMRVGGRTVPASIMLPASVLAGFTVRASPTDRAATPGMVRRQVEVAPVDVTLRLAPRSVLPREVLELSVGDIVSIPHAADRPLILAVGDQTLATAAVGSAGARLACVVTTIVPDPAPAEESA, via the coding sequence ATGATCGAGGACGGCGTGCGCTCTGCGGCGCCCGCACGGGCGGGGACGAACACCGCCGAAGTCGAGGTGTACGACTTCGGCAGGTCGGCGACCCTTTCGCGCGAGCACGCCCGCGCCTTGGAGCTCGCGTTCGAGACATTCGCCCGGCAATGGTCGGCGCAGCTCTCGGCGAAGATCCACGTGCGCGCCACCATCGCCGTCGAGCACGTGGGGATGCTGACCTACGGCGAATATGCGCAGTCGCTGCCGCAGACCACCACCATGGTGGTCTGCGCGCTGCCCGGCTCCGAGGAACGCCTCATCGTTCAGGTCCCGTCGGCCACGGCCGCGTCCTGGATCGTCCAGATGGTCGGGGGCCGGGCCTCCGGAGCGCCCGAGGACCGCACGTTCACGCCGATCGAACAGGCGCTGCTGCAATCACTGATCGTCGACGCGCTCGACCATCTCGCCGGCGCACTGGACGGGCTGCTCCCCCGAGGGACCACGGTCGCGGGAATCCAGTACAGCCCGCAATTCGCTCAGGTGGCGGCATCCGGTGAACCCGTGATCGTCACCCGGCTCTCGATGCGGGTGGGCGGGCGCACCGTTCCCGCCAGCATCATGCTGCCGGCATCCGTGCTCGCCGGTTTCACCGTCCGTGCCTCACCGACCGATCGCGCCGCCACCCCCGGCATGGTCCGTCGTCAGGTCGAAGTCGCACCGGTCGATGTGACGCTGCGCCTCGCACCCCGCTCGGTCCTTCCGCGTGAAGTGCTCGAGCTGTCCGTCGGCGACATCGTCTCGATCCCGCACGCCGCCGACCGACCCCTGATCCTCGCCGTCGGCGACCAGACCCTCGCGACCGCTGCCGTCGGCAGTGCGGGAGCTCGGCTGGCCTGCGTCGTGACCACCATCGTTCCCGATCCCGCCCCCGCCGAGGAGTCCGCGTGA
- the fliP gene encoding flagellar type III secretion system pore protein FliP (The bacterial flagellar biogenesis protein FliP forms a type III secretion system (T3SS)-type pore required for flagellar assembly.): MTTTRAVADGHGLRRGALILVSAFALALVFTLLSGTAAFAEVTPDDPGEGVTIDINGADGTPSGSILTLLGITLLSVAPALLLMMSSFTKIFVVLAMTRNALSLPTIPPNQVLAGLSLFLSMFIMWPVLTEINTVAVQPYIDGTFTFTQAMDVGQDPLREWMLKYTREEDLALMTRMADQENPADPGSVPLYTLIPAFMISELRAAFIIGFVIFVPFLVIDLVVAAALMSMGMMMLPPVMISLPFKILLFILVDGWGLIIRALLESYGGVG, translated from the coding sequence ATGACCACCACCCGCGCCGTCGCCGACGGACACGGGCTGCGACGCGGAGCGCTCATCCTCGTCAGTGCTTTCGCTCTCGCCCTCGTCTTCACGCTGCTCTCCGGCACGGCGGCGTTCGCCGAGGTCACGCCCGATGATCCGGGCGAGGGCGTCACCATCGACATCAACGGCGCCGACGGCACGCCGTCAGGCTCGATCCTGACCCTCCTGGGCATCACTCTGCTGTCGGTGGCGCCGGCGCTCCTGCTCATGATGTCGTCTTTCACCAAGATCTTCGTCGTCCTGGCGATGACGCGGAACGCCCTGTCGCTGCCGACCATCCCACCGAACCAGGTGCTGGCGGGCCTGTCGCTCTTCTTGTCGATGTTCATCATGTGGCCGGTGCTCACCGAGATCAACACGGTGGCCGTGCAGCCGTACATCGACGGCACCTTCACATTCACCCAGGCGATGGACGTCGGTCAGGACCCGCTGCGGGAATGGATGTTGAAGTACACGCGGGAGGAAGACCTCGCTCTGATGACCCGGATGGCCGACCAGGAGAACCCGGCCGACCCCGGGAGCGTCCCCCTCTACACGCTCATCCCCGCGTTCATGATCTCCGAGCTGCGGGCGGCCTTCATCATCGGCTTCGTCATCTTCGTGCCGTTCCTGGTGATCGACCTGGTCGTGGCCGCAGCGCTGATGTCGATGGGCATGATGATGCTCCCGCCGGTCATGATCTCGCTGCCGTTCAAGATCCTGCTGTTCATCCTGGTCGACGGGTGGGGACTCATCATCCGCGCCCTGCTGGAGAGTTACGGAGGGGTGGGATGA
- the fliQ gene encoding flagellar biosynthesis protein FliQ: protein MSPEAVLDIGAQGLLIAAKLAAPMLITALVVGFAISLLQSITQVQEVTLSFVPKIVAVGIALLIAGNWMIAEIIAFTNEMFARIPSLLSG, encoded by the coding sequence ATGAGTCCCGAAGCCGTCCTCGACATCGGCGCCCAGGGTCTGCTCATCGCGGCGAAGCTCGCCGCGCCGATGCTGATCACCGCGCTGGTCGTCGGTTTCGCGATCTCCCTGCTCCAGTCGATCACCCAGGTGCAGGAGGTGACGCTGTCCTTCGTGCCGAAGATCGTCGCCGTCGGGATCGCCCTGCTCATCGCCGGCAACTGGATGATCGCGGAGATCATCGCCTTCACCAACGAGATGTTCGCGCGCATCCCCTCGCTGCTGAGCGGGTGA